Proteins co-encoded in one Flavobacterium fluviale genomic window:
- a CDS encoding glycosyltransferase, with product MKVIHYIASIDKSGGGTTEYMRLLSKALNKDTSFIIATGISKEPITIDGVSVKFFDGNLLRWFSLIKEFRVFLKNEKPDVVHINGIWSPQNWGFQKAAQQLKIKVVLSPHGMLESWIIQHNPLKKKAALFLFQNKAIKRVDHIHATAQMEKDSIRKLKFSNKITIIPNGIDLSELESSKEEYGTRKMVFISRIHPKKGIEILLEAWRNSDTAGWTLEIAGNGDEDYMISLIQSAEDMENVRFVGALYEEEKWDFLRSADVMVLPTYSENFGIVVAEALAVGVPVITTTGTPWQDLEKHNCGWWIDLSIENLKSTLLNVFHTSTTQLEEMGNNGKNLVREKYDIKAIGKNMIELYNTI from the coding sequence ATGAAAGTAATTCACTACATAGCCAGTATTGACAAAAGCGGAGGTGGTACAACAGAATATATGCGTCTGTTAAGCAAGGCTTTAAATAAAGATACGTCATTTATTATTGCTACCGGAATTTCTAAAGAGCCGATCACAATAGATGGAGTTTCAGTAAAATTTTTCGATGGAAACTTGTTACGCTGGTTTTCTTTAATCAAAGAATTTCGTGTTTTCCTTAAAAATGAAAAACCAGATGTTGTGCATATTAACGGAATCTGGAGTCCTCAAAATTGGGGTTTTCAGAAAGCGGCGCAGCAGTTAAAAATAAAAGTTGTTTTATCGCCGCACGGTATGCTGGAATCTTGGATTATTCAACACAATCCTTTGAAAAAAAAAGCTGCCCTTTTCTTATTTCAGAATAAGGCGATTAAAAGAGTAGACCATATTCATGCAACTGCCCAAATGGAAAAAGACAGTATTCGAAAACTAAAATTCAGTAATAAAATCACCATTATTCCAAACGGTATAGATTTAAGTGAATTAGAAAGCAGTAAAGAAGAATATGGAACTCGAAAAATGGTATTTATATCCCGCATTCATCCTAAAAAGGGAATTGAAATTCTCTTAGAAGCCTGGCGAAATTCTGATACCGCAGGATGGACACTGGAAATTGCCGGAAATGGAGATGAAGATTATATGATCAGTTTAATACAGAGTGCTGAGGATATGGAAAATGTACGTTTTGTTGGTGCTTTGTACGAAGAGGAAAAATGGGATTTTTTGCGTTCTGCAGATGTAATGGTTCTGCCAACATATAGTGAAAATTTTGGTATCGTAGTGGCAGAAGCATTAGCAGTTGGCGTTCCTGTGATAACAACTACCGGAACACCTTGGCAGGATCTAGAAAAACATAATTGCGGGTGGTGGATCGATTTGTCGATTGAAAATTTAAAATCAACATTACTAAATGTGTTTCATACATCAACAACCCAGTTAGAAGAAATGGGTAATAACGGAAAAAATCTCGTCAGAGAGAAATACGATATAAAAGCAATAGGCAAAAATATGATTGAATTATATAACACTATTTAA
- a CDS encoding glycosyltransferase, translating into MNILFICGSLEPGKDGVGDYTRRLCGELIRIGHEANILSLCDHQAVSFLSEFQEIEGTKVSVNRIPLAATNLQRLKLTQHVLKNFKPQWISLQYVPYSFNPKGLPFWLPSFFKKITGNHKWHIMFHELWIGIDTESSFKQKCIGKVQQYIVKKVIQNTNPYYVNTQNKLYQYFLQSHDIRADILPICGNIPLTAVKSRENEFTQLVLFGTIHRGAFFKDFINDLVSLKSKLGKPIKFVFIGKNGPELYNYINVLENKGIDYKVMGIQPETVISQVLIDSDFGISTTPYFQTEKSGVFAAYKEHQLNTICVSREWTPTKGHYSIPNIIKYEKNNLKLKPMTVQVFDLNSLANQFIKSISTS; encoded by the coding sequence ATGAACATTCTATTCATCTGCGGATCTCTCGAACCAGGAAAAGATGGCGTAGGAGATTATACACGGCGCTTGTGTGGGGAACTCATAAGAATAGGACATGAAGCAAATATTTTATCACTGTGTGACCATCAAGCCGTTTCTTTTTTATCAGAGTTTCAGGAAATTGAAGGAACTAAAGTCAGCGTAAACCGCATTCCTTTGGCAGCAACAAATCTTCAAAGACTTAAATTGACGCAGCATGTTTTAAAAAATTTTAAACCACAATGGATTTCTTTACAATATGTGCCGTACAGTTTTAACCCAAAGGGACTGCCTTTCTGGCTGCCTTCTTTTTTTAAAAAGATAACAGGAAACCACAAATGGCATATTATGTTTCACGAATTATGGATAGGAATTGATACAGAGTCTTCTTTCAAACAAAAATGTATAGGCAAAGTGCAGCAGTATATAGTAAAAAAAGTAATTCAGAATACAAATCCTTATTACGTAAATACGCAAAATAAACTTTACCAGTATTTTTTGCAGTCACACGATATAAGGGCAGATATTTTGCCCATTTGCGGTAACATACCTTTAACAGCAGTAAAGAGCAGGGAAAATGAGTTTACACAGCTTGTACTGTTTGGTACAATTCATCGAGGAGCTTTTTTTAAAGATTTTATTAATGATCTGGTAAGTTTGAAAAGCAAGTTAGGAAAGCCTATAAAATTCGTTTTTATAGGAAAAAATGGTCCTGAACTTTACAACTATATAAATGTATTAGAAAATAAAGGAATTGATTATAAAGTAATGGGTATTCAGCCTGAAACTGTAATCTCTCAAGTGCTCATTGATAGTGATTTTGGCATATCGACAACACCTTATTTTCAGACTGAAAAAAGCGGTGTTTTTGCAGCGTACAAAGAACATCAGCTAAACACAATTTGTGTTTCTCGCGAGTGGACTCCGACAAAAGGACACTACAGCATACCAAACATCATTAAATACGAAAAAAACAATTTGAAACTAAAACCAATGACTGTTCAAGTTTTTGATTTGAATTCTTTGGCAAATCAGTTTATAAAATCAATATCAACCTCATGA
- a CDS encoding DapH/DapD/GlmU-related protein, with the protein MNSTTIEYSQNSPYDSPWTLSHRVKMLLWEYAWLLFCSWTPKPANSWRLFWLKLFGCTIYGKPFVHQRARIQIPWNLILHDHACLGDRANAYTLGVIEIFEHATVGQEVYLCTGTHAFDNPTMNLITKKITIQKGVFIGVRAIVMPGITIEENAIVGAGSLVTKNVEKNTIVAGNPAKLIKTRSFE; encoded by the coding sequence ATGAATAGTACTACTATAGAATACAGTCAAAATTCGCCTTATGATTCACCTTGGACTCTATCGCATCGCGTAAAAATGCTGCTTTGGGAATATGCCTGGTTATTATTCTGCAGCTGGACACCAAAACCAGCTAATTCTTGGAGATTGTTCTGGCTTAAATTATTTGGATGCACTATTTATGGAAAACCATTTGTGCACCAGAGAGCAAGAATTCAAATTCCATGGAACCTAATACTGCATGATCACGCATGTCTAGGTGATAGAGCCAACGCTTATACCCTAGGAGTCATAGAAATATTTGAGCACGCCACCGTAGGGCAGGAGGTATACTTATGCACCGGAACACATGCATTTGATAATCCGACTATGAATTTAATAACTAAAAAAATAACAATCCAAAAAGGGGTTTTTATTGGAGTTAGAGCCATTGTAATGCCGGGAATAACAATAGAAGAAAATGCTATTGTAGGTGCAGGAAGTTTAGTTACCAAAAATGTTGAGAAAAATACCATAGTAGCAGGAAATCCTGCCAAACTTATAAAAACTAGAAGCTTTGAATAA
- a CDS encoding glycosyltransferase family 4 protein has translation MKILISHPSGNSNVRAIAKGFLTQGLLYQFHTSIAVFPNNFWHKIAKLKGLGDIKRRSFDSGLQSYTEVYPIKELGRMLASKLSLSSLTKSETGFFCVDRIYQNLDRKIAGKLKSAKKNGLTAVYAYEDGALETFIAAKELGLECIYDLPIAYHTLLQELLHEEALRKPKWAFTLGGGINDSPQKLERKRKELELADTIVVASDFVRQSLPDWANKKKIIQSPFGTPFSANQFDVEEKKSNKRLRILFVGSMTQRKGLSDLFDAIKLVDSSKVELVVLGSLAAPLSFYIDQVNFTYEPTRSHDQVLELMRTCDVFCLPSIVEGRALVIQEAMSQGLPIIITANTGAEDLVVIGETGFLVPIRNPQAIAEKINWFVDHRNEIFQMGKKAKQLADTYSWDNYADKICNVLSS, from the coding sequence ATGAAAATTCTTATTTCTCATCCTTCTGGAAATAGTAATGTACGTGCTATAGCAAAAGGATTTTTAACTCAAGGATTACTATATCAATTTCACACTTCAATTGCTGTGTTTCCCAATAATTTTTGGCACAAAATAGCAAAATTAAAAGGTTTAGGAGATATAAAAAGACGCTCTTTTGATTCTGGTTTACAGTCGTATACAGAAGTTTATCCGATAAAAGAATTGGGGAGAATGTTAGCTTCCAAATTGAGTTTAAGCTCTTTGACCAAATCAGAAACTGGTTTTTTTTGTGTAGATAGAATTTATCAAAATTTAGACAGGAAAATTGCAGGTAAACTTAAAAGCGCAAAAAAAAACGGACTAACCGCTGTTTATGCTTATGAAGATGGTGCACTAGAAACTTTTATTGCTGCTAAAGAATTAGGTTTAGAATGTATTTACGACCTGCCAATTGCTTATCATACTCTTTTACAAGAATTATTGCATGAGGAAGCCCTTAGAAAACCCAAATGGGCATTTACGCTCGGCGGTGGAATAAATGATAGTCCTCAAAAGTTAGAAAGGAAAAGAAAAGAATTAGAATTAGCAGACACGATTGTTGTGGCAAGTGATTTTGTTCGCCAGTCACTGCCAGACTGGGCCAATAAAAAGAAAATTATTCAATCTCCATTTGGAACACCATTTTCAGCCAATCAATTTGATGTAGAAGAAAAAAAATCAAACAAAAGATTGAGGATTTTATTTGTAGGCTCAATGACGCAGCGCAAAGGCTTGAGCGATTTATTTGACGCCATAAAATTAGTTGATTCTTCAAAAGTTGAATTAGTTGTTTTAGGATCATTAGCGGCACCGCTTTCTTTTTACATTGATCAAGTAAATTTTACTTACGAGCCAACGCGATCTCATGATCAAGTTTTAGAATTGATGAGGACTTGTGATGTTTTTTGCCTTCCGTCTATTGTTGAAGGCAGGGCTTTGGTAATTCAAGAGGCAATGAGTCAAGGTCTGCCAATCATTATTACGGCAAATACAGGAGCAGAAGATTTGGTAGTAATCGGAGAAACTGGGTTTTTAGTGCCAATTAGAAATCCGCAGGCTATTGCAGAAAAGATAAATTGGTTTGTTGACCATAGAAATGAAATTTTTCAAATGGGAAAAAAAGCCAAACAATTAGCAGACACTTACAGTTGGGACAATTATGCCGATAAAATTTGTAATGTTTTAAGTTCTTAA
- a CDS encoding exostosin domain-containing protein, with amino-acid sequence MKVYILSAYDESQYNFAFQNLKKSSLYDPFKKYVLADNPESADLIIFVEHHPGDDPYFFQVLKHPVYKLYKKKCYLYHDSDEHLTLMPTISPSVCNSSFNKKMHHPYHYLEQISTNPYIEYVPNKNDEKKYLFSFMGASRTYPAVREEIIQRFKGDENIHDTKDYNSWDLNEEDRNRYFEKYAEILFQSKFILCPRGIGPSSYRQYESMKMGIAPVIISDEWVECEEIDWNSCSIRIKEKDVDQIENILKKREDECLELGINARKNYEKYMSFENQFHFLSDAAAKLHALRNDLSFRDYLNEYLRFFEPFHFRNLLRYYKKKYIK; translated from the coding sequence ATGAAAGTATATATATTATCCGCCTATGATGAAAGCCAGTATAATTTTGCATTTCAAAATTTAAAAAAATCGAGCCTTTACGATCCATTTAAAAAATATGTTTTAGCAGATAATCCTGAGTCAGCGGACCTAATAATCTTTGTTGAGCACCATCCTGGAGATGATCCCTATTTTTTTCAAGTCTTAAAACATCCCGTATATAAGCTATATAAAAAGAAATGCTATTTATATCATGATAGTGATGAGCATCTTACACTAATGCCTACAATTTCGCCTTCGGTCTGCAATTCCAGTTTTAATAAAAAAATGCATCATCCCTATCACTATTTGGAGCAGATTTCGACAAACCCTTACATTGAATATGTTCCAAATAAAAATGACGAAAAAAAATATTTGTTTTCTTTTATGGGAGCTTCCAGAACCTATCCAGCTGTAAGAGAAGAAATTATACAGCGTTTTAAGGGAGATGAAAACATACATGATACTAAAGATTACAATTCTTGGGACTTGAATGAGGAAGATCGTAATAGGTATTTTGAAAAGTACGCTGAAATTTTATTTCAAAGTAAATTTATATTATGCCCCCGTGGTATTGGTCCCAGTTCTTATAGACAATATGAAAGTATGAAAATGGGAATTGCCCCAGTAATTATTTCTGACGAATGGGTAGAATGTGAAGAAATTGACTGGAACAGCTGTTCTATTAGAATTAAGGAAAAAGACGTAGATCAGATTGAAAATATCCTTAAAAAAAGAGAAGATGAATGCTTGGAACTAGGAATTAATGCTAGAAAAAACTACGAGAAATACATGTCATTTGAAAATCAGTTTCATTTTCTTTCAGATGCTGCAGCCAAATTGCATGCATTAAGAAATGATCTTTCTTTCCGTGATTATTTAAATGAATATTTAAGGTTTTTTGAACCTTTTCACTTTCGAAATCTTTTAAGATACTACAAAAAAAAATATATAAAATGA
- a CDS encoding glycosyltransferase family 4 protein: protein MKITIVQGAFIPVPPILGGAVEKIYFKLGQEFVNLGHEVIHISRTHPSLEKKETINGVSHIRVKGFAAPKSLLVLKFYDLIYTLRTLKHIDSDIVVSNTFWLPIFFRSKTKGKIYVSVERRPKWQMKFYTNVSKFRACSPMIFDLVKEKIKPKYHNKVSYIPNPVPFQLKDFSTEKTNSILFVGRLDKEKGVHILIDAFNSIPKHISKNWTLNIVGPWEAAEGGGGLVYYENLKNKKGNVNFAGSVYDQDTLSKFYFESKIFCYPIQDGTGDAGPVAPREAMSYGCATVLSNHDCFNEYAVDEINCLRFNQSSEDQTAQLASQLIRLMTDSELREKISLNGRKVFDDFSTVKIAKMFIEDFQSVLNE, encoded by the coding sequence ATGAAAATAACTATAGTTCAGGGCGCTTTTATTCCAGTTCCACCAATACTAGGCGGGGCAGTTGAAAAAATATACTTTAAACTAGGGCAGGAGTTTGTAAATCTAGGCCACGAAGTAATACACATTAGTAGAACACACCCATCATTAGAAAAAAAAGAAACTATAAACGGTGTGTCACATATTCGTGTTAAAGGTTTTGCAGCCCCAAAAAGTTTATTGGTTTTAAAATTTTACGATTTAATATACACCTTAAGAACATTAAAACATATTGACAGTGACATCGTAGTATCTAATACTTTTTGGCTGCCTATATTTTTTAGAAGTAAAACAAAAGGTAAAATATATGTTAGTGTAGAGAGAAGACCAAAATGGCAGATGAAATTTTACACAAACGTTAGCAAATTTCGAGCATGTTCTCCAATGATTTTTGATCTGGTCAAAGAAAAAATAAAACCAAAATATCATAATAAAGTTTCTTATATCCCTAATCCTGTTCCATTTCAATTAAAAGATTTTAGTACAGAAAAAACTAACAGCATTTTATTTGTAGGCCGTCTCGATAAAGAAAAAGGAGTACATATTTTAATTGATGCTTTTAATAGTATTCCAAAACATATTTCTAAAAATTGGACATTAAATATTGTAGGTCCATGGGAAGCAGCAGAAGGCGGGGGAGGCTTGGTTTATTATGAAAACTTAAAAAACAAAAAAGGAAATGTAAATTTTGCAGGTTCTGTTTACGATCAAGATACTTTATCTAAATTCTATTTTGAATCTAAAATTTTTTGTTACCCAATACAAGACGGAACAGGGGATGCCGGCCCCGTAGCACCTCGAGAAGCAATGTCCTACGGATGCGCAACAGTTCTTTCTAATCACGATTGTTTTAATGAATATGCAGTTGATGAAATAAACTGTTTAAGATTTAATCAAAGCAGTGAAGACCAGACTGCGCAGCTTGCCAGCCAATTAATCAGGCTGATGACTGATTCTGAGCTTCGTGAAAAAATTTCTTTAAACGGAAGAAAAGTTTTTGATGATTTTTCTACCGTTAAAATTGCCAAAATGTTTATTGAGGACTTTCAATCCGTATTAAATGAATAG
- a CDS encoding glycosyltransferase — protein sequence MKIILFTHPSFLGHKSMPRFAQMITAGMKQKGHDLTVWSPKAFFFRLSFKKPILEKWFGYMDQYVIFPLQVKLRLLNCSKETLFVFSDNALGPWVPLVKKRYHVVHCHDFLAQKSAFGLLQENKTGVTGKYYQKFIFSGYRTARNFISISKKTQVDLHALLDKNPEVSRVVYNGMNQNFEPAKDYHIVREELSDQYKIDLSEGYILHVGGNAFYKNKLGVLEIYDQLVKDFKVEIPLVLAGESPTKEMIAFKEQSPASQSIFFINNIDDLQLKQLYQGASVMLFPSLYEGFGWPIVEAMASGSLVITTNEDPMKEVAADAGFYIPKKPTDSEKLLDWKMITAKELERVIHFSPKERRDAVCKSILRSKEFSAQGFVDSIEAIYQEILQDK from the coding sequence ATGAAAATAATATTGTTTACGCATCCTTCTTTCTTAGGTCATAAAAGCATGCCTCGATTTGCTCAAATGATTACGGCAGGAATGAAACAAAAAGGACATGATTTGACAGTATGGAGTCCAAAAGCTTTTTTCTTCAGACTTTCCTTTAAAAAACCAATTCTCGAAAAGTGGTTTGGTTATATGGATCAGTATGTAATTTTTCCACTTCAGGTCAAATTGAGATTATTGAATTGCAGTAAAGAGACATTATTTGTTTTTTCAGATAATGCTTTGGGACCTTGGGTACCACTGGTAAAAAAAAGATATCATGTGGTGCACTGCCATGATTTTTTGGCACAAAAATCCGCATTTGGTTTACTGCAGGAAAATAAAACTGGAGTAACTGGAAAATACTATCAAAAATTTATTTTTTCTGGATATCGTACAGCAAGAAATTTTATATCGATTTCTAAAAAAACACAAGTTGACTTACACGCTTTATTAGATAAAAATCCAGAAGTATCAAGGGTAGTTTACAATGGAATGAATCAAAATTTTGAGCCGGCAAAAGACTATCATATCGTACGAGAAGAATTGTCAGATCAATACAAGATAGACTTATCGGAAGGATATATTTTACATGTTGGTGGTAATGCTTTTTATAAAAATAAACTAGGTGTTTTGGAGATTTACGATCAACTAGTAAAAGATTTTAAAGTAGAAATACCACTGGTTCTGGCTGGAGAATCTCCAACAAAAGAAATGATTGCCTTTAAAGAACAGTCACCTGCATCTCAATCTATTTTTTTCATAAATAACATTGACGATTTACAATTAAAGCAGTTGTATCAGGGTGCTTCTGTAATGCTCTTTCCATCATTATATGAGGGTTTTGGATGGCCGATAGTTGAAGCGATGGCTTCAGGAAGTCTAGTTATTACAACTAATGAAGACCCTATGAAAGAAGTAGCTGCAGACGCAGGCTTTTATATTCCTAAAAAACCTACCGATTCAGAAAAATTATTAGACTGGAAAATGATCACGGCCAAAGAATTAGAAAGAGTAATTCATTTTAGTCCAAAAGAACGCAGAGATGCTGTCTGCAAATCAATTTTGCGTTCAAAAGAATTTTCAGCACAAGGTTTTGTTGATTCAATCGAAGCCATTTACCAAGAAATTTTACAAGATAAATGA
- a CDS encoding polysaccharide biosynthesis/export family protein: protein MLYLQDLDSYANSTINYTSPKIQPNDILKIDVGDLNPLVAAPFNITSSTSNQQSSVEMMKLSGYLVNPQGTIMMPILNEVKVGGLTPANAEIKIKERLINENYLVNPTVQVRVLNNKFTILGEVNSPGVISFTEESISLLDALGLAKDLTYSAIRKDIKLIREVDGKRLVYHIDLTTASWMSNPNFRIRQNDVIVVTPNKLKVNSGGVIKDPLQLLGIAASLAALVIVIAN, encoded by the coding sequence ATGCTTTATTTACAAGATCTGGATAGTTATGCAAATTCCACAATAAATTATACTTCGCCTAAAATACAGCCAAACGATATTTTAAAAATTGATGTCGGAGACCTCAATCCATTAGTTGCGGCACCTTTTAATATTACAAGTAGTACGAGTAACCAGCAAAGCTCTGTAGAAATGATGAAACTCTCAGGCTATTTGGTTAATCCTCAAGGAACTATTATGATGCCTATTTTAAATGAAGTTAAAGTAGGAGGTCTAACGCCTGCCAACGCAGAAATCAAAATAAAAGAACGATTGATAAACGAAAATTACCTCGTAAATCCTACAGTACAGGTAAGGGTTTTAAACAATAAGTTTACCATATTAGGAGAAGTAAATTCTCCTGGAGTAATCTCCTTTACAGAAGAATCTATCAGTTTACTAGATGCTTTGGGACTGGCAAAAGATTTAACTTATTCGGCAATTCGAAAAGATATAAAACTGATTAGAGAGGTAGACGGAAAACGTTTGGTTTACCATATAGATTTGACCACTGCTTCCTGGATGTCCAACCCAAATTTTAGAATCAGACAAAATGATGTTATTGTCGTAACCCCAAATAAACTAAAAGTAAATAGCGGGGGAGTAATAAAAGATCCATTACAACTGCTGGGAATAGCAGCTTCTCTCGCAGCGCTTGTTATTGTGATTGCAAATTAA
- a CDS encoding glycosyltransferase family 2 protein: MNKIPITVIVSVKNEALNLPSCLDKLKRFDQIIVVDSGSTDDTTTIAEAKGAEVLQFRWNGRFPKKRNWALQNANLRHEWILFLDADEFVTEEFVDEVAFKTQDPSYNGFTIQFENYFMGRKLKYGYGFQKSALFKKSKGAYEKIEEDLWSHLDMEVHEHPIIEGKVGVIKAKVIHKDFKNLEHYIAKHNAYSSWEAQRYLQLKDSKNEHLSFNQKIKYGLLNTGLLPAVYFMGAYFLKLGFLDGKEGFYLARFKSHYFFQIQTKVDSIKNNIE; encoded by the coding sequence TTGAATAAAATTCCAATTACCGTAATCGTTTCTGTTAAAAACGAAGCTTTGAATTTGCCATCTTGTCTGGATAAATTAAAGCGATTTGATCAAATCATAGTGGTTGATTCTGGAAGCACCGATGATACAACAACTATAGCAGAGGCTAAAGGAGCTGAGGTACTGCAGTTTCGATGGAATGGCAGATTTCCGAAAAAAAGAAATTGGGCTCTTCAAAATGCAAACCTGCGCCACGAGTGGATTTTGTTTTTAGATGCAGATGAATTTGTTACCGAAGAATTTGTTGATGAGGTAGCATTTAAAACCCAAGACCCGAGTTATAATGGCTTTACCATACAGTTTGAAAACTATTTTATGGGCAGAAAACTTAAATATGGTTATGGCTTTCAAAAGTCGGCTCTTTTTAAGAAATCTAAAGGAGCATACGAAAAAATCGAAGAAGATTTGTGGAGTCATTTAGACATGGAAGTTCACGAACATCCAATTATAGAAGGTAAGGTTGGAGTTATTAAAGCAAAAGTTATTCATAAAGATTTTAAAAATTTAGAACATTATATAGCCAAACACAATGCGTATTCTTCTTGGGAAGCGCAAAGGTATCTGCAGCTAAAAGATTCTAAAAACGAACATCTATCATTCAATCAAAAAATTAAATACGGTCTTCTTAATACTGGACTTCTTCCAGCAGTGTATTTTATGGGAGCTTACTTTTTAAAACTTGGCTTTCTTGATGGTAAAGAAGGATTTTATTTAGCCCGTTTTAAATCACATTACTTTTTTCAAATTCAAACTAAAGTAGATTCAATCAAAAATAACATAGAATAA
- a CDS encoding UDP-glucuronic acid decarboxylase family protein, producing MKRILITGGAGFVGSHLCKRLLNEGNEVICLDNYFTGAKSNIIDLLENPFFEMVRHDITEPYYAEVDEIYNLACPASPVHYQYNPIKTIKTSVMGAINVLGLAKRVNAKVLQASTSEVYGDPLIHPQPESYWGHVNPIGIRSCYDEGKRCAETLFMDYHNQNKVAIKIIRIFNTYGPNMNPADGRVVSNFIVQALQGKDITIFGDGLQTRSFQYVDDLVEGMVRMMNSEPSFLGPVNLGNPNEFTMLELAEAIIELTGSKSKIIHLDLPQDDPKQRQPDISLAKNKLNGWEPKIQLKEGLVTTINYFDTLLLNQ from the coding sequence ATGAAAAGAATATTGATAACTGGCGGAGCTGGATTTGTAGGTTCACATTTGTGTAAAAGATTATTAAATGAAGGTAATGAAGTGATTTGTCTGGACAATTATTTTACTGGAGCAAAATCCAATATTATAGATTTATTAGAAAATCCGTTTTTTGAAATGGTAAGACATGACATTACAGAACCATATTATGCTGAGGTTGATGAAATATACAATCTGGCTTGTCCTGCATCTCCTGTACATTACCAGTATAATCCAATAAAAACGATAAAAACTTCTGTAATGGGAGCAATCAATGTATTAGGATTAGCAAAACGTGTAAATGCAAAAGTATTACAGGCAAGTACCAGTGAAGTATACGGTGATCCATTGATACATCCTCAGCCCGAAAGTTATTGGGGGCATGTAAACCCAATTGGCATCCGCTCGTGCTATGATGAAGGAAAGCGATGTGCCGAAACATTGTTTATGGATTATCACAATCAAAATAAAGTAGCTATTAAAATCATTCGAATTTTTAATACTTATGGTCCTAATATGAATCCTGCAGATGGACGAGTAGTTTCAAACTTTATTGTGCAGGCTTTACAAGGAAAAGATATCACGATTTTTGGAGACGGCTTGCAAACCAGATCTTTTCAATATGTTGATGATCTGGTAGAAGGTATGGTAAGGATGATGAATTCTGAACCATCTTTTCTAGGACCTGTAAATTTAGGAAACCCAAATGAATTTACTATGCTGGAATTGGCCGAAGCAATTATTGAATTGACAGGTTCAAAATCAAAAATCATTCATTTGGATCTGCCTCAGGACGATCCAAAACAAAGACAGCCAGATATTTCTTTAGCGAAGAATAAACTTAATGGCTGGGAACCAAAAATACAATTAAAAGAGGGTTTAGTTACAACTATTAATTATTTTGACACACTATTGTTAAATCAATAG
- a CDS encoding glycosyltransferase family 2 protein, protein MRVTIITVCYNRKSTIEQAIKSVLEQDYNDIEYIIVDGNSSDGTKEIIESYKDKLSQYISEPDKGMYDAINKGLKLATGDVIGLMHSDDEFYDKNAISKIAARFNFDPSIDGVYGDGVYVSNDKNERLIRNRIGGVFSLKKIKEGWLPLHPTVYLKKNIIDKNGLYNLDFKIASDTEFLLRYLYKYEIRMSYINSYIVKMRMGGMSTSFKRAFEVLKEDYRIYKFHGLAAMGTVFLKKTIALKQYIVH, encoded by the coding sequence ATGAGAGTTACTATAATCACAGTTTGTTACAATCGCAAAAGTACTATTGAGCAAGCAATCAAAAGTGTGCTGGAACAAGATTATAATGATATCGAATATATCATTGTTGATGGAAATTCTTCAGACGGTACAAAAGAAATTATTGAGTCTTATAAAGATAAACTAAGCCAGTACATTTCAGAACCTGACAAAGGTATGTACGATGCGATAAATAAAGGATTAAAATTGGCTACTGGAGATGTTATCGGTTTGATGCACTCTGATGATGAATTTTATGATAAAAACGCCATCTCAAAAATCGCGGCCCGTTTTAATTTTGACCCCAGTATAGACGGAGTTTACGGCGATGGAGTTTATGTTTCAAACGATAAAAATGAACGCTTAATTCGAAATAGAATTGGAGGTGTTTTTAGTCTCAAAAAAATTAAAGAAGGCTGGCTTCCATTACACCCTACAGTGTACTTGAAAAAAAACATAATTGACAAAAATGGTCTTTACAATCTTGATTTTAAAATTGCTTCAGATACAGAGTTTTTGCTTCGTTATCTGTACAAATACGAAATTAGAATGAGTTACATCAATTCTTATATCGTCAAAATGAGAATGGGAGGCATGAGCACTAGTTTCAAACGTGCTTTTGAGGTTTTGAAGGAAGACTATAGAATTTACAAATTTCACGGTTTAGCTGCAATGGGCACTGTCTTTTTAAAGAAAACAATTGCTTTAAAACAGTACATAGTTCATTAA